Genomic DNA from Triticum dicoccoides isolate Atlit2015 ecotype Zavitan chromosome 4B, WEW_v2.0, whole genome shotgun sequence:
GACTACCTCGTCCTTCTCCTTGACATCTGAGTGCGTCTGACTTTCACAtccttcgtcttgctccatgacCAGGCTGAGGTGAGCAGGGGGCGGCCGGTCGACGCGGCCGGAGACGGAGCCCTCCGAGCCAGACTCGAGCACAAACACCAGCGAGCTGCAGCCCCCGCCGCACGGCGAGAAGTCGGCCAGGAGGCTGCAGCGGCAGAGCGGGCACGTAGAGTGCGATAGAAGCCACGTGTCGATGCATTCGACGTGGAAGGCGTGGCTGCACTTGGGGAGCAGGCGGAGGCGGTCGTCGTCGGCGAACTCACACAAGCAGACCGCACAATCGAAGGGGTCCTTCCCTCCAGCGCCCACGACCGCGCCGTAGAGAAATACCGGCAGCGCGTCGATGAAAGACTGGTCGACGCCGGCGTCATGGAGATGGAACAGCTGCTGAAGCTGCCCGTGGAAGGCGGTCGCGTTCGCGGCGCTGCTCCCGGCGTCGCCAGGGTCACGCGGCGTCGGGCGGAACAACAACCAGACGAGCAAGTGGAGGAGGCCGGAGACAAAGAAGATCACGGCCAAGATCAAGACGATGAGAAGGATCTTGGGGCTGATCCTGCTCTGAAAGCCTGCATCGACGGtcgccggaggcggcggcgacagcaGCGGCAGTAATGGCGGCAGTGGGGGTGGCAGGTAGGGGAGCGGGAGCTGCAGGGGCGACAGGGCTGCGTAGTTGATGGCAGCATGCATGGTGTGGTGGCTCACGGCTCCCGCCGGACCCGATCTAAAGACAAGGTGGAAGAAGAGAATGTGGGGTGCTTAGGATCACCAGTCACCAATGGCGGTGTCGTGAGGGATCACAAGTCACAACATGTGGCTTCGTGTACCGTCTCCTATACTTCTTGAGACGGCAATGGAGCTCAAGGAGCTCATCCTTGTCCTTGTGAAGCTTTTGTTTGAATCTTTGAGAAGGGAGGATGGaacagagaaacagaggagggactTAATTGGGCACAGCAAAAACGAGTAGGTGTGTGTTTGGAGAGAGAGCGATTGGGGCAGGACTGATCCTTGATGTGGGGAGGAAATGGAGGGGGGTGGCCAAGAACGAAGAGAACACATCCAACGCATCACATGCGCACGAACCAATCAGTGGTTGGCTAGTCAGGAGAAGAGTGGTATCCCCATCCCATCAGGCCTTGTTCGGTTTCACTGGGTTTCAAAGGGTTTGGAGCACATTGGCAGGGATTAAATCCCCAGCAAGTCAAAATCCACATCAGACCCCTCCAATCCTCTCCAATCCTCTTGTGGTGGGGATTAACCGAACAATGCCTCAGGGTTTAAATCATGGTGCATGCATTTTTTCTTGATTTATTTCAGTATTTTCGACGATGCACGTTCAATGGGAGGAGACATTCTCGTCGACTACGAGGCATCTATGATGGCTTCGTATACCTCAAGATATGCCGACTAAATCTCTCGAATGTGCTCTTAGGGGTAGGGTGTGCTTGTTTGTTCATAGGGGTTAGTGTATGAGCGAATTATGAGCGCTTAAATATGGGCTTGCTCCGTCTGGCCGACACCACTCAAACCCAACCCTAATCTAGGGCAGTTATGAAGAGGGACAGACGCGCTCGGGCCTGTCGACCACATCGTACCGACCCACCTTGGCTCACACGGACCGCACATATAACCCCATTCCAGACAAACCCTAGAGGCCTAGACCGCAGTCAAAGCTCACTCCACTCTCGGCCGCCCCCTTTCCGTCTCGTCCTCTCCCCTTCTGATCCATGTCGTGTTCCGACAACAGCGCAACGTCCGCCGAGGACGGAGACTGGGAGTCGTTGTTGCGCGGGGCGGGGCCGGGCGACATGGAGGAGCTCACTGTCTACATCACTTTTACGTCGGTCATGGATTTTGAAAGGGGCGGAGGCGGAAGCTCTGGCTCCGCGCCGTTCCCGCCGCCCGGTGACGCAGTGCGCACAACGCTCCCGGCATGTCTCACCATGCAGCTCCGGGCTCTCCACGCCCCTCCCAGTCCACCGTACCATGTGCCCCTCTCTGCCTTCTCTACTGCTCTGGAGGGTGTCCCCGACCATCGCTGGGTCCTCGTGCCTactgtgtcctggattagggggtctttgcCACGCCAGTACGCCGGCTATGGACAAGGCCGAGGACCCACCGAAGATTGATGAATGGCCATGCTCGCCCTTGCCCTCGGcgtaatcaagatgaagatctcctGAAGGCGCACACTTCAAACGCATTTGAATAGTTGGCATGTTTATTCCTACgttgtaaccgaccatgtgtaaaccCTAGGTACCCCCAGCGTCTGTATGGTTTAGTATGTAGACACATTCGCAAGGTTTAGAGCTTAGAAAAACTCATACAATCTCGAGGAAGATCAATATGCACTTTGTATCCCATTACAATCAATATATAAGAAGCGGGACTTAGGGTTTACCCCATTAAGAATgaacctgagtaaaacatcgtgtccctactcTCCCTGTTACCACAGATCACCAAGCTTGGGAGCCCCTACTTGAGATCTGCAAGTTTTAGCACTAACATTGGTGgcttctacttcttgagcttgcgttggtttttcccttgaagaggaaacggtgatgcagcgaagtagagataagtatttccctcagtttgggaaccaaggtatcaatctagtaggaggtacaagcaagtctccaatctatgcacctgcacaaacaatcaaacacttgcacccaacgcgataaaggggttgtcaatcccttcacggtcacttgcaaggatgagatatgatagagatagatataaaagactactaaaacataaaacaaaataaaagcaaatagaactcagcgaggtatttttgggtttttggtttataaatctgaaaatatatgatgaaaaatagacccgggggccataggtttcactagatctCTCTTAAGAAAGCATACGTGGaaaaacaaattactgctgagcaattgatagaaaagcgaaagttacactacaaaaaaatacacttccgtgatgatacgtgtttgtcatagtaggtcgcgttttttgtcatgcatgtacatccatgatgattttatgacagaatcaagatagtcatacctgtgctgttgtagaagtgttccatgacattaccaaaattatcatcacggaagtgtccacttccatgacgataaatcgcgcgtcatagaagtgcttccgtcaagggtgaccaacacgtggcatccaccgtaacgaaacgccattaagctatcgggttggattttggatccaataacccgttaatagctccgaccaatggggattttccacgtgtaaaatcatcattggctggagtagacacgtgtcagctccgcgttgtcacatgtgtcactcatccaatgggcgagacgcgcctatgatatgttgaaacgtggaccggcccatcaagtttaaatgggccggcccaactaaaggcccacaagattttgcggaccataatgggccggcccagctaaaggcccatgagattttgcggaccataatgggtcggcccagctaaaggcccacaagattttgcgggccataatgggccggcctagctaaaggcccacaagatttttgtgtgccataatgggccggcccaggtaaaggcccacaagattcttgcagatcataatgggccggcccagctaaaggcccacgagatttcgccgatattaatgggccgacccagctgtaggcccacaagattttgaggaccctagtaggacggcccattaactggctgccatgttttggaccAAATGCCGtcccatatttgatccagtccattaatggcctaccatgttccgggcctaataatggcccatgtgagatccggcccgttaaaatcctaccacgttctgggccaaattacggcctagatcaggtccggccctttaagaggctttgggctaaattatggcccatatcagattcggcccgtcaactgggcgctatgcttttgggcccgctTGCTAaaagcccatttagtaattcggcctgatattagtttctgcctgttaagggcccgtttaacattttggccctatatttatttcggcatggtaaaagcctgtcatatagttgggcctaactatggcccggtttgcattcggcctgctcacagccgatatctgattgtgccaaacaaggaccgagacaattttggcctgttaaaagcccgtgatttgattcgcacaatcatgggccggggtccatttcgggctgctgccggctcgtgagttgttcggcacgtttcaggcccaacctacttctcagcctcctaaaagcccattgagttttcttgcgaaaagatggCCGGGGGTTactcagcctattaaaggcccgaatctactagtgggacagtttacttttggccttttaacggaccaagatgacggggcccatgatgcggatcatacatcatgattgcatgacgacccgattatgtaccgtaattttacggtttggccggtttactgcgaagacaggatatatatacagtaaaataactgcagcatcgtgaataagaaaaaacctagactatacaataaagaaattacgacatattacatccaatgggcatcaagttcgccactatgataataaagacaagcagacagcagattacatacactgtgcatcaaagatcgccacccagtgcaaataaacatgccaacaaaataatatacaaaaccgatagcacttcaatagagttcaagaaaggttagccctgctggggagctgcagcgcaagcagctgagcaagctgatgagactgcgcttgttcaacacttatatcttcctcactctgaaagataaacaaacaGATAGAtgccatgttttgcacataaaagtatcagtgctgacaattcatcacatttcttactgacgaataaagtgacatagtttaaaattgcattaacacaatatggtattgttcaggtcaagacatggcaggaaatgacattgtgaaggagttggcagcttcacgacaccactggattacagatcaagaactcataagtatcaatggttagtgtgctgtcaatttatcccatttcagattggcaaataaagagacggtttaaataatagtagaatgatatgacattgttcatagttaagacattacaGAGTATGACattatgctgtagtgggtaggttcaccacaccactgaattacggatgaagaacaaaagcatacatgcagtgcaaaagaagatcacttgctctgtgtaGTTTAATTtatatggtatgaagaaggaacttggttgtacaactgaaactttaaattgagaaggacaaacttttgtttatgaactacataataaactttaaacatgcaatttgatgcaaacaccaaaaataaacagctgttgcagtcatgcctaaccaaatatacacaacaaagtttgaaggcttgagaaggacaaacttacattatttgtgaagacaggctctataaagcccttgtccatgctgatggggggggggggcaattcaagaagtttaccgcagaatcttcttcataagcattgcctttattctacattttgttaagagtaaatatagatgtgataacatacgaaaaaatggagaatatttaagataagatgaagagtgatgctacataaccaagtagctataaatgtaagtgcagcgatacagttaaaagatacaaccaagagcaatgcgcagctaaacttcttcagtaccaaccttatggtaagagtaaatatagatctggtgTGTAGAAAGTGGAcgacaaaggaaaataagctgcagagtgatggtgcaTGAACAACTACCAGTAAATATAGGTaccctgataaaggacaacatgtacttataagaacaatgcagagctaaaaaattcattggcattggatatattctacactaatgtaaccattcatacagatcagataatttggagcgaacaattgataagcaagatatcatgcatactgctgtcacataatgaactaggtatgtatgcaagtgc
This window encodes:
- the LOC119296406 gene encoding RING-H2 finger protein ATL13-like gives rise to the protein MHAAINYAALSPLQLPLPYLPPPLPPLLPLLSPPPPATVDAGFQSRISPKILLIVLILAVIFFVSGLLHLLVWLLFRPTPRDPGDAGSSAANATAFHGQLQQLFHLHDAGVDQSFIDALPVFLYGAVVGAGGKDPFDCAVCLCEFADDDRLRLLPKCSHAFHVECIDTWLLSHSTCPLCRCSLLADFSPCGGGCSSLVFVLESGSEGSVSGRVDRPPPAHLSLVMEQDEGCESQTHSDVKEKDEVVVPVKLGKFRSQATEGGAGCSSNPDQDVRRCYSMGTYEYVMDQSSLLRVSVKPPAAMLSKPTMDKKESFSISKIWMRGGLRRKDGSAAPSGSSSRRASSFRLPSALQRAASDIGAPKRRADVVSPVTESEYNVSAWDKSGSGSVVDWDVESGTAAGGLRSRADEAPSFARRTLLWIRGHQ